In a genomic window of Spirosoma agri:
- a CDS encoding YheT family hydrolase: MPLIAPSSYQPPARLWNGHLQTIIPSLFRKVAVSYVRERIETADDDFLDLDWAYAPNDLPAASSFTPHHSSSNPLVILSHGLEGSSTSQYLAGMVRHLTRNGFDCLAWHYRSCSGELNRQQRFYHIGETGDLHFICQYALSKGYQTLYLMGFSAGGNVTVKYIGEQGTALNPAIQKAVVFSVPLDLMGSARRLEQWDSLVYNYRFNRTLKRKVAQKAAVMPGVFPTEVVGKARTIREFDNLFTAPQNGFRDVTDYYTRSSSLQFIPTIAIPTLIVNAKNDPFLSPECFPEQLARELPAVWMEFPEQGGHCGFPSLAQGINGTYWSEERAVAFLTESKSNQS, translated from the coding sequence ATGCCGCTGATTGCCCCATCGAGTTACCAGCCGCCCGCCCGTTTGTGGAATGGGCACTTGCAAACCATCATTCCCTCGCTTTTTCGCAAGGTTGCGGTTTCCTACGTCCGCGAACGGATCGAAACGGCGGATGATGATTTTCTGGATCTCGACTGGGCCTACGCTCCGAATGACTTGCCTGCTGCATCCTCATTCACTCCTCATCACTCATCATCAAACCCCCTCGTCATTCTCTCCCACGGTCTGGAAGGCAGCTCAACGAGTCAGTATCTGGCTGGTATGGTGCGCCACCTGACCCGGAACGGATTCGATTGTCTGGCCTGGCACTACCGCTCCTGTAGTGGCGAACTGAACCGCCAGCAGCGTTTTTACCACATCGGCGAAACGGGGGACCTTCACTTCATCTGTCAATATGCGCTCTCGAAAGGCTATCAGACCCTGTATCTGATGGGCTTCAGTGCGGGCGGAAACGTTACGGTAAAGTACATCGGCGAGCAGGGTACAGCCCTGAACCCGGCTATCCAGAAAGCAGTCGTGTTTTCGGTTCCGCTTGATCTGATGGGCTCGGCCCGACGACTCGAACAATGGGATAGCCTGGTGTATAACTACCGGTTCAATCGAACACTCAAACGCAAAGTAGCCCAGAAAGCGGCCGTCATGCCGGGTGTTTTCCCAACCGAAGTAGTTGGTAAAGCACGAACGATCCGGGAATTCGATAATCTGTTTACAGCCCCGCAGAACGGTTTTCGGGACGTAACCGATTATTATACCCGTAGCAGTTCGCTCCAGTTTATTCCGACTATTGCTATTCCAACGCTGATTGTCAATGCCAAAAATGACCCGTTTCTGTCACCCGAATGTTTTCCGGAACAGTTGGCGCGGGAACTCCCTGCCGTATGGATGGAGTTTCCCGAACAAGGCGGTCATTGCGGATTTCCGTCGCTGGCGCAGGGCATCAATGGCACCTACTGGTCGGAAGAACGGGCGGTAGCGTTTTTAACAGAATCCAAATCGAACCAATCATAA
- a CDS encoding acyl-CoA dehydrogenase, with the protein MAATYFSKRNLQFLLHDVFKADELTRYDYFSAHDRETFNLVIDSATYIADTLMHPYLKEVDKNQPELKDGKVTVHPKVKEFLKAMGDAGLIGAGFSFDHGGQQLPQVVSSLVGFILMAANNGMMYTGLTTGSAHLIASFGSPELTEFYLPNMMAGTWQGTMALTEPQAGSSLSDVTTSATPLPDGTYKINGQKVFISAGDHDAAENIVHLMLARIDGAPQGTKGISLFVVPKYRPDGTGNFVDNDVTSTGLYHKMGQKGVPAMHLTMGSNDNTIGYLVGQPHQGLPYMFQMMNEARIGVGMTATAIATAAYYAALQYAKERPQSRRLNEKNRLDAPQTAIINHPDVRRMLLFQKAVTEGSLSLLVQAAKLYDLSHVLEGEEKENAFLLLDLLMPVAKSYPSEMGVQAVSQSIQTFGGYGFTEDFPVEQLYRDIRITPIYEGTTGIQAQDLLGRKMTMKGGKAPQLLFAEMSKTIAEASTYDDLKPYADQLSAELKRTQTVVMNLMPHALNGDTERYLADATLFLELFGIVVVAWQWLIQATVAKQNMVTQNPSGDDLAFYEGKIHTMKFFFHYEVPKTLGLAKRLTDSEVLTIVTEKELAL; encoded by the coding sequence ATGGCCGCAACCTATTTCAGCAAACGCAATCTGCAATTTCTGCTTCACGACGTATTTAAAGCTGACGAACTCACCCGATACGACTACTTCAGTGCTCACGATCGCGAGACGTTTAACCTCGTGATCGACTCGGCAACCTATATTGCCGATACGCTCATGCATCCGTATCTGAAGGAAGTTGATAAAAATCAGCCCGAACTCAAAGACGGTAAGGTAACGGTCCATCCTAAAGTCAAAGAGTTTCTTAAGGCGATGGGCGACGCCGGTTTGATCGGGGCCGGTTTCTCATTCGATCACGGCGGTCAGCAACTTCCACAGGTGGTCAGCTCTCTGGTGGGTTTCATTCTCATGGCGGCCAATAATGGTATGATGTATACTGGGCTGACAACGGGTTCGGCCCACTTGATCGCTTCGTTTGGTAGTCCCGAACTGACCGAGTTCTACCTGCCCAACATGATGGCAGGCACCTGGCAGGGGACCATGGCGCTGACGGAACCACAGGCCGGTTCATCGCTTTCGGACGTGACGACCTCCGCCACTCCCCTACCCGATGGCACCTACAAGATCAACGGGCAGAAAGTGTTCATCTCGGCGGGCGATCACGACGCTGCGGAAAACATTGTGCACCTGATGCTGGCCCGTATCGACGGCGCACCTCAGGGCACCAAAGGCATTTCGCTGTTTGTCGTGCCAAAATATCGTCCGGATGGCACAGGAAATTTTGTCGATAACGATGTCACGTCGACGGGTTTGTATCACAAGATGGGTCAGAAAGGCGTTCCGGCCATGCACCTGACGATGGGCTCGAACGACAACACCATTGGCTACCTCGTGGGTCAGCCGCATCAGGGCTTACCGTATATGTTCCAGATGATGAACGAGGCCCGGATCGGCGTTGGTATGACCGCAACGGCTATTGCTACCGCGGCTTATTATGCAGCCTTGCAGTATGCGAAAGAACGACCACAAAGCCGTCGACTGAATGAAAAAAACCGGCTGGATGCGCCCCAGACCGCGATCATCAATCACCCGGACGTTCGACGAATGCTACTGTTTCAGAAAGCGGTTACCGAAGGCTCGTTATCGTTGCTGGTTCAGGCGGCCAAGCTGTATGACCTAAGCCACGTGCTGGAGGGTGAGGAGAAAGAAAATGCGTTCCTGCTGCTCGATCTGCTGATGCCCGTAGCCAAAAGCTATCCGTCCGAAATGGGCGTTCAGGCGGTGAGTCAGAGCATACAAACGTTCGGCGGCTATGGATTTACGGAAGATTTTCCGGTCGAGCAACTTTACCGTGACATTCGGATCACACCCATCTACGAAGGTACAACCGGGATTCAGGCGCAGGATCTGCTGGGCCGTAAGATGACGATGAAAGGCGGTAAAGCGCCACAGCTCCTGTTTGCCGAAATGAGTAAAACGATTGCCGAAGCCAGCACCTATGACGACCTTAAGCCCTATGCCGACCAACTCAGTGCCGAACTCAAGCGTACGCAGACGGTGGTGATGAACCTGATGCCTCACGCCCTGAACGGCGATACCGAACGCTATCTGGCGGATGCGACGCTGTTTTTGGAGTTGTTTGGGATTGTCGTCGTTGCCTGGCAGTGGCTCATTCAGGCCACCGTGGCTAAACAAAACATGGTAACGCAGAATCCATCGGGCGACGATCTGGCATTCTACGAGGGCAAAATTCACACGATGAAGTTCTTTTTCCATTATGAGGTTCCGAAGACATTGGGTCTGGCAAAACGACTCACCGATTCGGAAGTACTGACGATCGTTACCGAGAAAGAACTCGCGTTGTAA
- a CDS encoding DUF2911 domain-containing protein: protein MKNLIAVFSLLFALVSLAQAQDKKPPASPKITAESPDKNIKVVYGQPAKKGRVIFGAEGSTSLEKYGKVWRTGANEATEVTFKSDVMFGGKMVKAGTYTLFTIPGEKEWSVLLNSTLGQWGAYDYEKIKGSDVAMIKVPVSMNKTPIEKLTITPSNSSISIAWDNMTVSVPVMKHGS from the coding sequence ATGAAAAATCTGATTGCAGTTTTCAGTCTCCTGTTTGCCCTGGTTTCATTGGCACAGGCACAGGATAAAAAGCCGCCGGCAAGCCCAAAAATAACCGCAGAAAGCCCGGATAAGAATATCAAAGTCGTTTATGGGCAACCCGCTAAAAAAGGTCGTGTTATTTTCGGGGCCGAAGGATCGACTAGTTTGGAAAAGTACGGAAAAGTCTGGCGTACTGGCGCGAACGAAGCTACCGAGGTGACCTTCAAGTCGGATGTGATGTTTGGCGGTAAGATGGTTAAAGCCGGTACGTACACTCTCTTTACGATTCCAGGCGAGAAAGAATGGAGCGTATTACTGAACAGCACACTGGGCCAATGGGGCGCATATGATTACGAAAAAATTAAAGGCAGCGACGTGGCCATGATCAAAGTACCCGTGTCGATGAACAAAACACCCATCGAAAAACTGACCATCACCCCATCGAATAGCAGCATTTCGATTGCCTGGGATAACATGACGGTGTCTGTGCCGGTCATGAAGCATGGATCGTAA
- a CDS encoding peroxiredoxin family protein, with amino-acid sequence MTLEFQNELGDFRPFTTKPRKQNVDIQPLKTGDIAPFFSLSGGTGDWKASSFNFPKAGQGQSLSLLDLVADKPIVVSFYCPCWGRYAEPYLNSLIRLNDALQQVGIELVVLSIESPKALARQGKNLDFLFAHDADQQVSRQFGVYNEDSPVWDRVSGISDEAFIPAVYVIGPDRRIEYHFLDENFDTPIDIDAIVSHVWSLSPAYPEFVDKPVGHVNAYAQGFFALWLLGFLVAAGTQFINP; translated from the coding sequence ATGACACTTGAATTTCAAAACGAACTTGGCGACTTCCGCCCCTTCACTACAAAGCCACGCAAGCAGAACGTAGACATACAGCCCTTGAAAACGGGCGATATCGCGCCATTTTTCAGTCTCTCGGGCGGTACCGGCGATTGGAAGGCGTCCAGTTTTAACTTCCCGAAAGCCGGACAAGGGCAGTCGTTGTCATTGCTGGATCTGGTAGCCGATAAACCAATCGTTGTTAGTTTTTATTGCCCATGCTGGGGGCGTTATGCCGAACCGTACCTGAACTCGCTGATTCGTCTCAACGACGCGCTTCAGCAGGTTGGTATCGAACTGGTCGTGCTTTCCATCGAATCGCCGAAAGCACTCGCCCGTCAGGGTAAAAACCTGGACTTTCTGTTTGCCCATGATGCCGACCAGCAAGTATCGCGTCAGTTTGGCGTGTATAATGAAGACAGTCCGGTATGGGATCGCGTTTCGGGAATTTCGGATGAAGCGTTTATTCCAGCCGTGTATGTGATCGGACCCGATCGGCGCATTGAGTATCACTTTCTGGACGAAAACTTCGATACACCGATTGATATTGATGCTATTGTTTCGCACGTTTGGTCGCTGAGTCCGGCTTATCCAGAGTTTGTCGATAAACCAGTTGGTCACGTAAACGCTTATGCGCAAGGCTTTTTTGCACTCTGGTTACTTGGTTTTCTGGTCGCAGCCGGTACCCAATTTATCAATCCCTGA
- a CDS encoding cyanophycinase has product MKKQVSIILLFTLSVLLSHAQTQPKTVGPEKGALVIVGGGNMAPELWSRFVELAGGPAKANIVIIPTAGEDSSASKAPRETERLRSLGVKTITILHTRDPKVSNMEAFVAPLKNATGIWFAGGRHWRLADSYLNTLAHKEFNALLSRGGVIGGTSAGATIQGSFMVRGDTKGNSIMIGDHTQGLDFIHNVTIDQHVLRRNRQFDLIDVIKSKPELLGVGIDEGTAIVVQQNTFEVIGASYVAVYTADQIATNAKYPSGQNSTGGPFFFLGKGQKFDLQTRKVINQPPSRPNEPAR; this is encoded by the coding sequence ATGAAAAAACAAGTAAGTATCATCCTCCTTTTTACCTTAAGCGTTTTGCTGAGCCACGCGCAGACTCAGCCTAAGACCGTCGGTCCAGAAAAAGGCGCCCTGGTCATTGTTGGGGGAGGGAACATGGCACCTGAGTTGTGGAGCCGGTTCGTTGAACTGGCTGGTGGACCGGCAAAGGCCAATATCGTTATCATTCCAACGGCAGGTGAGGATTCGTCGGCCAGCAAAGCACCCCGTGAGACAGAACGCTTACGGAGCCTTGGTGTGAAAACCATTACGATTCTGCACACCCGCGATCCGAAAGTGTCCAATATGGAAGCATTCGTCGCTCCGCTGAAAAACGCGACAGGAATCTGGTTCGCAGGCGGGCGACACTGGCGGCTGGCTGATTCGTATCTGAATACACTGGCGCACAAGGAGTTTAATGCGTTGCTCAGCCGGGGCGGAGTAATTGGCGGTACATCAGCCGGGGCTACGATTCAGGGTTCATTCATGGTGCGGGGCGACACGAAGGGTAATTCAATTATGATCGGTGATCATACGCAGGGCCTCGATTTTATCCATAACGTAACGATTGATCAGCACGTGCTACGCCGGAATCGTCAGTTTGACCTGATCGATGTCATTAAATCGAAACCTGAACTGCTGGGTGTTGGCATCGACGAAGGCACAGCTATCGTAGTGCAGCAAAATACGTTTGAGGTAATCGGTGCCTCATACGTGGCTGTTTACACCGCCGACCAAATTGCTACAAATGCCAAATATCCATCGGGGCAGAACAGTACTGGTGGCCCGTTCTTCTTCCTCGGTAAAGGGCAGAAATTTGATTTGCAGACCCGGAAGGTGATCAACCAGCCACCATCCCGACCCAATGAACCGGCCAGGTAA
- a CDS encoding O-acetylhomoserine aminocarboxypropyltransferase/cysteine synthase family protein, translated as MKFETLQLHAGQQIDPTTNSRAVPIYQTTSYAFNNTEHGANLFALKEFGNIYTRIMNPTGDVFEKRIAALEGGVGSLAVASGHAAQFIAINNITTVGDNFVTTTYLYGGSYNQFKNSFKNIGVEARFADGDKVESFERLIDDRTKFLYLETIGNPGFNVPDFDAFAKLAEKYDLPLIVDNTFGAAGAICKPFDFGAHIIVESATKWIGGHGTTIGGVIVDSGKYNWGNGKYPQFTEPSSSYHGLVLNDVFGQNGPFGNIQFIIRARVEGLRDWGPSQSPFNSFLLLQGLETLSLRIERTCENALALAQWLQQHPDVASVNYLGLETNQYHELAKKYLQRGYGGVLSFELKGDKARAEKFVNSLKLISHLANVGDSKTLIIHPASTTHSQLNEEEQSGAGVAPTALRVSLGIEHIDDIKEDIEQAIAQL; from the coding sequence ATGAAATTTGAAACGCTTCAATTGCACGCAGGACAGCAGATTGATCCAACGACCAATTCCCGTGCGGTCCCGATATACCAGACGACTTCGTACGCCTTCAACAACACCGAACATGGCGCAAACCTGTTTGCCCTGAAAGAGTTCGGTAACATCTACACCCGGATCATGAATCCAACCGGCGACGTTTTCGAGAAGCGAATTGCGGCACTGGAAGGGGGCGTTGGCTCATTGGCGGTAGCATCGGGTCATGCTGCCCAGTTTATAGCCATCAACAACATTACGACCGTTGGCGATAACTTCGTCACCACGACCTATCTCTACGGCGGCTCCTATAATCAGTTTAAAAATTCGTTCAAAAACATTGGTGTCGAAGCCCGGTTTGCGGATGGCGACAAGGTCGAAAGCTTTGAGCGTTTAATTGACGACCGGACCAAATTTCTGTATCTGGAAACGATTGGTAATCCCGGCTTCAACGTGCCCGACTTTGACGCGTTCGCGAAACTGGCCGAAAAGTACGATCTGCCCCTTATTGTCGATAACACGTTTGGGGCGGCTGGGGCTATCTGCAAACCCTTCGATTTTGGCGCGCACATCATTGTCGAGTCGGCCACTAAATGGATCGGCGGACACGGGACAACTATCGGTGGGGTCATTGTCGATTCGGGTAAATACAACTGGGGCAACGGAAAATATCCACAATTCACCGAACCGTCGTCGAGTTATCACGGGCTGGTATTGAACGACGTGTTTGGTCAGAACGGACCCTTCGGTAATATTCAGTTCATCATCCGGGCCCGCGTTGAGGGACTCCGCGACTGGGGACCGTCGCAAAGCCCGTTCAATTCGTTTTTGCTGTTGCAGGGCCTTGAAACGCTTTCGCTCCGCATCGAACGTACCTGCGAAAATGCGTTGGCGCTGGCTCAGTGGCTTCAGCAGCATCCGGATGTGGCCTCGGTCAATTACCTGGGGTTAGAAACTAACCAGTACCACGAGCTGGCCAAAAAATACCTGCAACGGGGCTACGGTGGCGTACTGTCTTTTGAGCTGAAAGGCGATAAAGCGCGCGCTGAGAAGTTTGTCAACAGTCTGAAACTGATCAGTCACCTGGCGAACGTGGGCGATTCAAAAACGCTCATTATTCACCCCGCGTCCACAACGCACTCCCAACTGAATGAGGAAGAACAGTCGGGGGCAGGGGTAGCGCCAACAGCCCTGCGCGTTTCGCTTGGTATTGAACACATTGACGATATAAAAGAAGATATCGAACAGGCGATTGCGCAGTTGTAG
- a CDS encoding phytoene desaturase family protein, translating to MSKPDYDAVVVGSGPNGLSAAITLRQAGLSVLLLEAKADIGGGLRTAALTLPGFAHDICSAVHPLAAGSPFFQSLPLAEHGLEFIYPPLSAAHPFDDGTAAALRPSVGETARALGVDEQAYLNLLEPLARHWPAMAQDVLGPLRFPKHPLDMAQFGLDALPSAVQLVKRFKTKEARGLFGGMAAHAIQPLSNLTTSAIALVLMTAGHLRGWPVPKGGSQAIANALASYFRSIGGKIETNTPIQSISQLPSAKVALFDVTPKQLLTIVGDRFSSGTLNKLYKWQLEQYRYGMGVFKVDWALDGPIPFTAPECRQAGTIHLGSTFEEIAEAERLTSLGQHPDRPYVLLAQQSLFDATRAPQGKHTAWAYCHVPNGSTVDRTDAIERQIERYAPGFRDRILARHTMNTSQLEAHNPNYVGGDINGGIIDIGQLYTRPVVTLSPYRTSVPGIYICSSSTPPGGGVHGMCGYHAARVALREGFALPVVVPLATG from the coding sequence TTGAGTAAGCCAGATTATGATGCGGTTGTGGTCGGCTCCGGGCCGAATGGACTGAGTGCTGCTATTACGTTGCGGCAGGCTGGTCTATCAGTGCTCTTGTTGGAAGCGAAAGCCGACATTGGGGGAGGACTACGAACCGCAGCACTCACGCTGCCCGGTTTTGCGCACGACATCTGCTCGGCGGTTCATCCACTGGCGGCTGGTTCGCCCTTTTTCCAGAGCCTGCCCCTGGCCGAACATGGTCTGGAGTTTATTTACCCACCCCTGTCGGCCGCGCATCCATTTGACGATGGAACGGCAGCGGCACTACGACCATCGGTCGGGGAAACCGCCCGTGCTTTAGGGGTCGATGAACAGGCTTACCTGAATTTGCTGGAACCCCTGGCGCGGCACTGGCCGGCGATGGCTCAGGATGTATTGGGGCCGTTGCGTTTCCCGAAACATCCGCTCGATATGGCGCAGTTTGGTCTGGATGCGTTGCCGTCGGCGGTGCAGCTGGTCAAACGGTTCAAGACGAAGGAAGCTCGTGGTCTGTTTGGTGGGATGGCGGCCCATGCCATTCAGCCGTTATCGAATCTGACCACATCGGCCATTGCGCTGGTGCTGATGACGGCTGGGCATTTGCGCGGCTGGCCCGTTCCTAAAGGTGGTTCACAAGCCATTGCCAATGCGCTGGCTTCGTATTTTCGGTCGATTGGCGGTAAGATTGAAACGAACACGCCTATTCAGTCAATCAGCCAGTTGCCATCGGCGAAAGTTGCTCTGTTCGATGTGACGCCGAAGCAACTGCTGACCATCGTTGGTGATCGCTTCTCGTCCGGAACGCTGAACAAGCTGTATAAATGGCAGTTAGAGCAGTATCGGTACGGTATGGGCGTGTTCAAAGTCGATTGGGCACTGGATGGACCGATTCCGTTCACGGCTCCCGAATGCCGACAGGCCGGAACCATTCATCTGGGGAGTACCTTCGAGGAAATTGCCGAAGCCGAACGATTGACCTCGTTGGGGCAGCATCCGGATCGTCCGTACGTGTTGCTGGCGCAGCAAAGTCTGTTCGATGCGACCCGTGCCCCGCAAGGAAAGCATACTGCCTGGGCTTATTGCCACGTACCCAACGGCTCTACCGTCGACCGGACCGATGCCATTGAGCGGCAGATTGAACGGTATGCGCCCGGTTTTCGGGATCGGATTCTGGCCCGACATACCATGAACACCAGCCAGTTAGAAGCACACAACCCCAATTATGTGGGGGGCGATATCAACGGGGGCATCATCGATATTGGCCAACTATACACCCGTCCGGTCGTAACCCTGTCCCCTTACCGAACGTCGGTGCCGGGCATTTATATCTGCTCATCGTCTACGCCACCGGGTGGGGGCGTTCATGGGATGTGTGGGTATCACGCTGCCCGTGTCGCATTGCGCGAGGGGTTTGCGTTGCCAGTGGTCGTTCCATTGGCAACGGGTTAG
- a CDS encoding phytanoyl-CoA dioxygenase family protein: MLTSSKVSDVLTTGFLTDQQIQSFDKNGYLHIKGFVHRNDVQLFLSEMQRVEDHFVAEKVDKINGVPIKYGHDETGRRIVQRFAFASLFSSVLHDFLQDSRLQELTQLLQPYEGRIGEEEKDGLVINHYVRTPESNFSRMGWHTDSPRDLFLGQRIRPMLNVGLHLDDCPMTNGGLRVLPGTHKQNTLLTLFRKRQFVDHRPDPREVGFDIKAGDLTIHNGSLWHRVQQSPYVGAESRRRVMYIPLVTGDYQRKTAASKTPFYHRLASKIIG; encoded by the coding sequence ATGCTGACATCGAGTAAAGTATCCGACGTGCTGACAACTGGTTTTCTGACGGATCAACAGATTCAGTCGTTTGATAAAAATGGTTACCTGCACATAAAGGGGTTTGTTCATCGGAACGACGTGCAGCTTTTTTTGAGTGAAATGCAACGCGTAGAAGATCATTTCGTTGCCGAGAAGGTCGATAAAATAAATGGCGTTCCTATCAAATACGGTCACGATGAAACGGGCCGTCGTATTGTCCAGCGATTCGCCTTCGCATCCCTGTTTAGCTCCGTTTTGCATGACTTTTTGCAGGATAGCCGCTTACAGGAACTGACCCAGTTGCTGCAACCCTACGAGGGTCGGATTGGCGAAGAAGAAAAGGATGGGCTGGTCATCAATCACTACGTTCGCACGCCCGAAAGCAATTTCTCCCGCATGGGCTGGCACACCGATAGTCCGCGCGACTTGTTCCTAGGTCAACGTATCCGGCCAATGCTCAACGTGGGATTGCATCTGGACGATTGCCCGATGACAAACGGGGGACTGCGTGTGTTGCCCGGTACGCATAAGCAGAATACGTTACTGACCCTATTCCGCAAGCGGCAGTTTGTCGATCACCGGCCCGATCCGCGTGAAGTTGGCTTTGATATTAAAGCGGGCGATCTGACGATTCATAATGGTAGTTTGTGGCACCGGGTTCAGCAGTCCCCTTACGTTGGCGCAGAGAGCCGTCGGCGGGTGATGTACATTCCGCTCGTTACGGGTGATTATCAGCGGAAGACAGCCGCCAGCAAAACGCCATTTTACCATCGATTAGCCAGTAAAATAATTGGCTAA
- a CDS encoding Ig-like domain-containing protein: MRRWLFFSVGRTATLIFGPPMIGICKRFWLDSIRLYVMYSLIFLCCCLLFACHQSDQTKLEIRWKGNRATALSIPNQLLDAEPADARTQGLSVRLANKETAILGRYQVVDDATLFEPLIPFTRGLTYTVWFKDRPVGTISVPTLATSDKPTLLAVYPTQDSLPDNLLKIYLHFSRPMREGQSQKFVSLIRDKTDTLHNVFLDLQPELWNADRTLLTLWLDPGRIKRDLIPNKRLGAPLHVGNHYRLAVSAGWPDEQGATLAKTTQKLFVTMQRDSLSPRPSHWTIHQPRTDSTQSLELAFGEPLDHSLLAEALHVSTKMGQPIPGKWTIVDEEKGALFKPDQPWKTGQYTVRIDGRLEDLAGNNLNRPFERDMTRKDNLATAYPFVELTFSVR; encoded by the coding sequence ATGCGCAGATGGTTATTCTTCAGCGTCGGTCGAACGGCAACCTTGATCTTTGGACCGCCAATGATCGGTATTTGTAAGCGTTTTTGGCTGGATTCGATCAGGCTATACGTGATGTATAGCCTGATTTTTTTGTGTTGTTGCTTGTTGTTTGCGTGCCACCAGTCAGACCAGACCAAACTGGAAATCCGGTGGAAGGGCAATAGGGCCACGGCCCTTTCCATTCCGAATCAATTGCTCGATGCCGAACCCGCCGATGCACGGACTCAAGGCTTATCCGTACGATTGGCAAATAAAGAGACCGCGATCCTGGGTCGCTACCAGGTGGTCGATGACGCTACTCTTTTTGAGCCGCTTATTCCCTTCACCCGCGGGCTAACGTACACCGTTTGGTTTAAAGACAGACCAGTTGGCACTATCTCTGTTCCGACGCTAGCGACCAGCGATAAGCCGACCTTACTAGCCGTATACCCTACGCAGGACTCTCTGCCCGACAACCTGCTGAAAATCTACCTGCATTTCTCCCGCCCTATGCGGGAAGGGCAATCACAGAAATTCGTTTCGCTGATCAGGGACAAGACCGATACCCTACACAACGTATTTCTTGACCTCCAACCCGAGCTTTGGAACGCTGATCGTACACTACTGACCCTCTGGCTGGACCCCGGACGCATCAAACGCGATCTAATCCCAAACAAACGGCTGGGTGCACCACTGCACGTCGGAAACCACTACCGACTGGCCGTTTCTGCTGGCTGGCCCGATGAGCAGGGCGCTACGTTGGCAAAAACAACGCAGAAACTGTTTGTAACCATGCAGCGCGATAGCCTCTCGCCAAGGCCCTCCCACTGGACAATCCATCAGCCCCGAACGGATAGTACCCAATCGCTTGAGCTAGCCTTTGGTGAACCACTCGATCATAGTTTATTGGCCGAAGCCCTCCACGTTTCCACTAAAATGGGTCAACCGATTCCTGGTAAATGGACGATTGTTGATGAAGAAAAAGGAGCCCTATTTAAACCCGATCAGCCCTGGAAAACCGGTCAGTACACAGTACGCATTGACGGACGACTGGAAGACCTGGCCGGCAACAACCTGAACCGTCCCTTCGAGCGCGACATGACCCGCAAGGATAACCTGGCAACAGCATACCCATTCGTTGAGTTGACATTTTCTGTACGCTAG
- a CDS encoding Dabb family protein, producing MIRHTVVFTLKGPKASPEEHDFFRAVTKLASIPGVQKFECLKQISAKNDFDYGLSMEFDNARLYANYTNHPDHVYLVQAYWIKYVKAFLEIDYEPLS from the coding sequence ATGATACGTCATACCGTTGTCTTCACGCTAAAAGGGCCAAAGGCTTCGCCGGAAGAACACGATTTCTTCAGGGCCGTAACTAAACTGGCCTCGATACCCGGTGTGCAAAAGTTTGAATGCCTGAAGCAAATCAGTGCGAAAAACGACTTTGACTACGGATTATCGATGGAGTTTGATAATGCTAGGCTTTATGCGAACTATACCAATCACCCGGATCATGTATACCTTGTACAGGCGTACTGGATAAAGTACGTAAAAGCATTCCTGGAAATAGATTACGAACCGTTGTCGTAA